From the genome of Pseudomonas sp. TMP9, one region includes:
- a CDS encoding EAL domain-containing protein — translation MVLELIKNATLLITLCWMQGFITRYINERSMSGKLISGILFGAACVIGMSVPLTLAHGLIFDGRTVVLSMAAFFGGPLVGLIAGALAGAYRLWLGGISAHIGLLNVLMPVLMGLAYRHACKTGRVSFTLPSLLVFAVLVQGLQILILLLLPSEHLNLSRHYAFLPLLVVLIPSTLLLGFLLEDIRQQKLDREALRKSEAQLRAITEAVPDLSMVLDEEGRYLEIKAPDNNLLVAGGEGLLGRRVVDVLASSQAEMFMQFIALTLASDQPQTLEYELQTPAGWRVFEGRARRLDTTVDGKRALVLMARDITERVALELDRRIAAIAFESPQGMMITDASTRILKVNRAFSQISGYSQDDVVGQSTRMLGSGRQGAEFYQRMWHSLNETGLWEGEIWNRRKNGEIFPEWLTIGSVLNEQGLVTNYVASLVDISERKNAEQKILHMAFYDPLTGLPNRRLLRDRLEQAAALCRRKGHYCALIFLDLDDFKNVNDVYGHQVGDELLCQVAERLKHTVRELDTVARLGGDEFVIMLEGLESIAEEAGSQVEHIGSKLLLALREPYEVDGQQFFNSASLGVVLFNDEQHSVDQLMQCADLSMYSAKSAGKNTLSFYDPRMQEVVSHRLQLEQDMRRGLAAGEFVLYLQAQMNQRGELQGAEALVRWQHPERGLLGPGTFIEIAERSGLIAELDQYVLKQGCNLLASWAQQPHLAGLSLAVNISSRLLFKDDFIEVLQQKLHSSQANPHRLKLEITESLLLADKNEAAVRMQTLQALGIRFSIDDFGTGYSSLAYLQHLPLEQLKIDQSFVRDLPGSASSLAIIRAILALAHSLGLEAIAEGVETEEQHDLLLANGCKNFQGYLFSKPMAVAAFEALEICQR, via the coding sequence ATGGTCCTTGAACTGATCAAGAATGCCACCTTGCTGATTACCCTGTGTTGGATGCAGGGCTTTATCACGCGCTACATAAATGAGCGTTCGATGTCAGGCAAGCTGATTTCCGGCATTTTATTTGGTGCGGCCTGCGTGATCGGCATGTCGGTTCCGTTGACGCTGGCGCATGGTCTGATTTTCGACGGTCGCACGGTAGTGCTCAGCATGGCGGCCTTTTTTGGTGGCCCACTGGTGGGGCTAATAGCCGGTGCACTCGCCGGCGCTTATCGCCTCTGGCTAGGCGGTATTAGCGCTCACATTGGGTTATTAAACGTGTTGATGCCGGTGCTGATGGGGCTGGCCTATCGTCACGCGTGCAAGACCGGTCGAGTGTCTTTCACTCTGCCCTCATTGCTGGTGTTTGCCGTATTGGTGCAAGGCCTGCAAATCCTTATTTTGCTGCTACTACCGTCAGAGCATTTAAATCTGTCGCGCCACTATGCATTCTTGCCGCTGCTAGTCGTTTTGATCCCGTCGACCCTGCTGTTGGGTTTTTTGCTAGAGGACATTCGCCAGCAAAAACTCGATCGCGAAGCGCTGCGTAAAAGTGAAGCGCAGCTGCGGGCGATTACCGAAGCTGTGCCTGACCTATCCATGGTGCTGGATGAAGAGGGCCGCTACTTGGAGATAAAAGCCCCCGACAATAACTTGCTTGTCGCAGGCGGCGAAGGCTTGCTTGGTCGCCGTGTAGTGGATGTGCTCGCATCCAGTCAGGCGGAGATGTTTATGCAATTCATAGCGCTTACTCTGGCCAGTGATCAGCCGCAAACACTTGAATACGAACTGCAAACGCCTGCGGGTTGGCGGGTATTTGAAGGTCGGGCACGGCGTTTAGACACCACTGTCGATGGTAAGCGCGCGCTGGTATTAATGGCCCGCGATATTACCGAGCGGGTTGCCTTGGAGCTGGATCGACGTATTGCTGCGATTGCCTTTGAGTCACCGCAGGGCATGATGATTACTGATGCCAGCACCCGAATCCTCAAAGTTAATCGCGCCTTCAGTCAGATATCGGGCTACAGCCAAGATGATGTGGTTGGGCAGTCCACCCGCATGCTCGGCTCGGGCCGCCAAGGCGCTGAGTTCTATCAGCGCATGTGGCACAGCCTAAATGAGACCGGGTTGTGGGAAGGGGAGATATGGAACCGGCGCAAGAACGGCGAGATTTTCCCTGAATGGTTAACCATTGGCTCGGTGCTTAATGAACAAGGGCTTGTGACCAACTACGTGGCCTCGCTGGTGGATATCAGTGAACGCAAAAATGCCGAACAAAAAATCCTCCACATGGCTTTTTACGACCCGCTAACCGGGCTGCCCAACCGTCGCCTGTTGCGTGACCGGCTGGAGCAGGCAGCGGCGCTGTGCCGTAGGAAGGGGCATTATTGCGCTCTGATCTTTCTTGATCTCGACGACTTTAAAAACGTTAACGACGTGTACGGGCACCAGGTCGGTGATGAACTGCTGTGTCAGGTGGCTGAGCGCTTAAAGCACACCGTGCGTGAGCTGGACACCGTGGCGCGTTTGGGCGGTGATGAGTTTGTGATCATGCTTGAGGGCTTGGAATCTATCGCCGAAGAGGCGGGCTCCCAAGTTGAGCACATCGGCAGCAAGTTACTGCTGGCGTTGCGCGAGCCTTATGAGGTGGATGGTCAGCAGTTCTTTAACAGCGCCAGTTTGGGGGTTGTGTTGTTCAACGATGAACAGCATTCGGTGGACCAGCTGATGCAGTGCGCGGACTTGTCGATGTACAGCGCCAAGTCAGCCGGTAAAAACACCCTGAGCTTTTACGACCCGCGCATGCAGGAAGTCGTCAGCCATCGCCTGCAACTGGAACAAGACATGCGTCGTGGCCTGGCCGCCGGTGAGTTTGTGCTCTACCTGCAAGCGCAAATGAACCAGCGCGGTGAGCTGCAAGGCGCCGAAGCCTTGGTGCGCTGGCAACACCCTGAGCGCGGTTTGCTCGGCCCCGGTACGTTTATTGAAATTGCCGAACGCAGTGGGTTGATCGCCGAACTAGACCAGTATGTGCTCAAGCAAGGGTGCAACCTGCTCGCCAGTTGGGCCCAGCAGCCGCATTTGGCTGGGCTGAGTTTGGCGGTGAATATCAGCAGCCGATTGCTGTTCAAGGATGATTTCATCGAAGTGTTACAGCAAAAATTGCACAGCAGTCAGGCCAACCCGCACCGGTTAAAACTGGAAATAACCGAGTCACTGTTGCTGGCGGATAAAAACGAAGCGGCTGTGCGCATGCAAACCTTGCAAGCCCTCGGCATTCGGTTTTCGATTGACGATTTCGGCACCGGTTATTCATCACTGGCCTACCTGCAGCATTTGCCGCTGGAGCAGCTGAAAATCGATCAGTCGTTTGTTCGTGACCTGCCCGGCAGCGCCAGCAGCTTGGCGATTATTCGCGCCATACTGGCGCTGGCCCATAGCCTGGGCCTTGAGGCGATTGCCGAGGGGGTTGAAACCGAAGAGCAACATGACCTGTTGCTCGCGAACGGCTGCAAGAACTTCCAAGGTTATTTGTTCAGCAAACCGATGGCCGTGGCGGCGTTTGAAGCGCTGGAGATTTGCCAGCGCTGA
- a CDS encoding class I SAM-dependent methyltransferase: MGLYERYLLPHLIDYTCGMGAVMKARSQLVPQAHGRVLEVGIGSGLNLGFYDASKVTAIVGVDPSADMQKLAKQRAAAISIPVEMIALELGQIKADDTSFDSIVCTFTLCTIPDAVAALKDMRRVLKPGGRLLFCEHGLAPELPVIRWQNRITPLWKPFSGGCHLNRDIAALITAGGFNIGELSNRYLKGPKPMTYIYQGWAD; this comes from the coding sequence ATGGGTTTGTATGAGCGCTATCTGCTGCCGCATTTGATCGACTACACCTGCGGCATGGGCGCGGTGATGAAAGCCCGCTCGCAACTGGTGCCCCAGGCCCACGGTCGTGTCTTGGAAGTGGGCATCGGCAGCGGCCTGAACCTAGGGTTCTACGATGCCAGTAAAGTCACTGCGATTGTCGGGGTTGACCCCAGCGCTGATATGCAAAAACTGGCCAAGCAACGGGCTGCAGCGATCAGCATCCCGGTTGAGATGATTGCCCTCGAACTGGGGCAAATTAAGGCCGACGACACCAGCTTTGACAGCATTGTGTGCACCTTCACCCTGTGCACCATTCCCGATGCCGTAGCCGCGCTGAAAGACATGCGCCGCGTGCTTAAGCCCGGCGGGCGTTTGCTGTTTTGTGAGCACGGCTTGGCGCCTGAGCTGCCGGTCATACGCTGGCAGAACCGCATAACACCGCTGTGGAAACCGTTTTCCGGCGGTTGCCACCTCAACCGCGACATTGCCGCCCTGATCACGGCGGGCGGCTTTAATATCGGTGAGCTGAGCAACCGCTACCTCAAAGGCCCCAAGCCCATGACCTACATCTACCAAGGCTGGGCGGACTAA
- a CDS encoding DUF5629 family protein, giving the protein MSTAPHDLISALSHADMLEIDNLHAWHFQLNAEQLAQHHAGSHISATDQPLLSIECMDGRTLRKWHFSLAQVIAARFDDTADAWNISATAGTHVIKCFAAISGDNSDLADDASNDAT; this is encoded by the coding sequence TAAGCCACGCCGACATGCTGGAAATCGATAATTTGCATGCCTGGCACTTCCAACTCAATGCCGAGCAACTGGCGCAGCACCATGCCGGCAGCCACATAAGCGCCACCGACCAACCGCTGCTGAGCATTGAGTGCATGGATGGCCGCACCCTGCGCAAATGGCACTTCAGCTTGGCCCAAGTAATCGCGGCGCGCTTTGACGATACGGCCGACGCCTGGAACATCAGCGCTACGGCCGGCACTCACGTGATCAAATGTTTTGCAGCCATCAGCGGCGACAACAGTGATCTGGCGGATGACGCCAGCAACGACGCCACCTAA